One window of Papaver somniferum cultivar HN1 chromosome 9, ASM357369v1, whole genome shotgun sequence genomic DNA carries:
- the LOC113313457 gene encoding uncharacterized protein LOC113313457 isoform X6, which yields MIEMVCLDKSRHLNYLVVSINVSRLDFSSMSWKEVNTLGDTVLFLGEDTNAFCSAAELGLSKGYLYYTLHKDQSLYMFDIEDKCTMTILPCSKLPTSWFSSQWIMMPQPTVSVSVDGRIMEDLSRKVRQEDYTIRAEEIKEIISQDDNENLRKKQKKENPDEPRPWMVINEDIVDSIASHLHPVDFLHFRAVCKANKLPIVKQISGAMRSTYLTPWLLFSTENASRYNFVDPMHNNEKYLMNLPELLAGAIVRCQRGGWLLMLKGRFTFFFYNPLTKETIQLPELQSGYCCAGITFSSLPTCSDCLVFGITQQNEEEISICIIKRGADRWEFDFFENSDLEKFMPTYNEPVFHKGSFYCVDSNGTLGVFNEDSWEVLKRPHGYSNAAYVSFLVECENEVLLLLPRKVAWRTKSISRDCMTNGFCTTRLRQVVIIQLEVRIVPRIILIRRVGQTVLGLNLIGHGPHLKSSSGLTINIDKIFSGLQDDFAVCMYIHGLCFFVSLSGGSIEILQFLYVHIHVCIYAAGIWSFLGIMNAWAGHVFAFSFFFFREIQGHHLKERFAGSESWIPHIQTIAEAVERWYFNRKAI from the exons ATGATTGAAATGGTGTGCTTGGATAAAAGCAGACACCTTAATTATCTGGTCGTCTCAATAAATGTGTCGAGGTTGGATTTCTCTAGTATGTCTTGGAAGGAAGTGAATACTTTAGGTGATACAGTGCTATTTCTTGGTGAAGATACTAATGCTTTCTGCTCGGCGGCTGAGTTGGGTCTTAGCAAGGGTTATCTGTATTACACATTGCACAAAGATCAAAGTTTGTACATGTTTGATATAGAGGACAAATGTACTATGACTATTTTGCCTTGTTCCAAGTTGCCAACTTCATGGTTTTCCTCTCAGTGGATAATGATGCCTCAACCAACTGTCAG TGTCTCTGTTGATGGAAGAATTATGGAAGATTTGTCAAGAAAAGTTAGACAAGAGGATTACACAATAAGAGCGGAGgaaatcaaagaaataataagccAAGATGACAATGAGAATCTGAGGAAAAAACAGAAGAAGGAAAATCCAGATGAACCAAGACCTTGGATGGTCATTAATGAGGACATTGTGGACTCGATTGCAAGCCATTTACATCCGGTGGATTTCTTACATTTCCGTGCAGTCTGTAAAGCAAATAAGCTTCCAATAGTAAAGCAGATTTCTGGGGCTATGAGAAGCACGTATTTAACTCCATGGCTGTTGTTTTCAACAGAAAATGCTTCTCGCTACAATTTTGTAGATCCAATGCATAATAACGAGAAGTACCTCATGAACCTCCCTGAATTGCTAGCAGGTGCTATTGTTCGTTGTCAAAGAGGTGGTTGGCTATTGATGTTGAAAGGTAGGTTTACTTTTTTCTTTTACAATCCCTTGACAAAAGAGACCATTCAACTTCCAGAGTTGCAAAGTGGTTATTGCTGTGCTGGTATTACATTCTCCTCTTTACCAACTTGCTCAGACTGTTTAGTTTTTGGCATTACgcaacaaaatgaagaagaaatttccATTTGCATAATTAAAAGGGGAGCTGATCGTTGGGAATTTGATTTCTTTGAAAATAGTGATTTGGAGAAGTTCATGCCGACTTATAACGAACCAGTTTTTCACAAGGGATCTTTTTATTGCGTAGATTCTAATGGAACGTTGGGAGTTTTTAATGAGGACAGTTGGGAAGTCCTCAAAAGGCCTCATGGATACTCTAATGCTGCATATGTCAGCTTCTTGGTGGAATGTGAAAACGAGGTTTTATTG CTATTGCCCCGAAAAGTTGCATGGAGAACAAAGTCTATTTCCCGAGATTGCATGACGAACGGATTTTGTACTACTCGCTTGAGACAGGTAGTTATCATTCAGTTGGAAGTACGCATTGTGCCAAGGATTATTTTGATACGAAGAGTTGGACAAACTGTACTTGGATTGAACCTAATTGGTCACGGTCCACATCTCAAGAGCTCGTCTGGCTTAACA ATAAACATTGATAAGATCTTTTCCGGACTACAAGATGACTTTGCTGTCTGTATGTACATACATGGGTTATGTTTCTTCGTAAGTTTGAGTGGAGGTAGCATTGAAATTTTGCAATTTTTGTATGTGCATATACATGTTTGTATTTACGCAGCTGGAATTTGGAGTTTCTTGGGCATCATGAATGCTTGGGCCGGACAtgtttttgctttttctttttttttttttagggaaaTTCAGGGGCATCATTTGAAAGAGAGGTTTGCTGGTTCTGAGAGTTGGATTCCTCACATTCAG ACCATTGCAGAAGCTGTTGAGCGTTGGTATTTCAACAGAAAGGCAATTTAG